The genome window GAATCCAAACGAGGCACATTTGTTGGACGCTTAGCTCAAGATTTGAGCTTAGAGACTGGAGATCTGGTCCACCGAATGCTCCGGATAGTCTCCAAAGACGGAAAAGACTATTTTAAGGTAAATTTGCAAACTGGAGGTTTGTTTGTAAATACCAGAATAGACAGAGAAGAACTATGCGCACAAAAAGCTGCTTGTCGATTACATTTCGAAGTCATAATAGATAAACCTGTAAATATATATAGTTTGGAAGTAGATATTGAAGATGTAAATGATAATAGTCCCCTATTCCCTGCAAACGAATTCAATTTGCTTATTTTAGAATCAAGGCTTCCAGAATCACATTTCCCACTAGAGGGCGCCTTTGACGCAGATGTTGGCATAAACTCACTTCAAATGTATGGTCTCAGCCCAAACGAATACTTTGCTTTAGATGAGCAGACGAATAATGTCAAAAGTAAATATGCCGAACTTGTGCTAAAGAAGCAGCTGGACAGAGAACATACCCCTATGCATTATTTAACACTTACCGCTTTCGACGGTGGCCAACCACAATTAACTGGCACGGTGCAACTTGTTATTACCGTTCAAGATGTAAATGACAATAGCCCAACATTTGATCAATCAGTCTACAAAATAAGTTTATTTGAAAATGCAGTTAATGGAACTTTAGTCCTCAAGCTCAACGCCTCTGATTTGGACGAAGGCAGTAATAGTGACATCTTATATTCATTTAGTAATCTTGTTCCATTACATACCAGATCATATTTTGGCATACATTCAACTAGTGGAGAAATCCgagtgaaaaaagaattggatTTTGAGGATACCACTTCATATGAAATTCGAGTTGATGCTGTTGATAAAGGCCACTATGCCCTGGCTGGACACTGCAAAATTTTAGTGGAAATTCTGGACATTAATGATAACCCTCCTGAGTTGACAGTCAACTCCCTATCTCGGTTTGTTCGGGAGGACGCGGTGCTTGGCACAGTAATAGGACTCTTTAGCGTATCCGATAAGGACTCTGATCTTAATGGCAAGGTCAAATGCTACCTTGTTCAAAGTAGTCCTTTTAAGATTAAATCCACTTTTAAGGATTATTATTCGCTGGTGCTGGATGGACCCCTAGATCGTGAATTGAAGTCTGAATATGAAATCCTCATCATAGCCCGAGATGAAGGTTCACCTTCGCTTTCAACAACAGAAAACATTCGAGTGGAAATCGCAGACGTGAACGACAACGCTCCTACCTTTTCACGGCCTTTGTATTCTTTGTTTGTAAAGGAGAACAACCCGCCAAGTTCCcatgtttttactgtatcggcttttGATCCAGATTTAAATCAGAATGCCTTTGTTACCTATTCTGTTGTGGAGAACACGATCCAAAGCGTACATATCTCAGCTTACATTTCAGTTGATCCGGAAAGTGGCAGAATATATGCTTTGCAGTCTT of Rhinatrema bivittatum chromosome 18, aRhiBiv1.1, whole genome shotgun sequence contains these proteins:
- the LOC115079713 gene encoding protocadherin alpha-5-like; protein product: MIALPRHFLVSRQALNFILLHTAWDLICGQVYYSVPEESKRGTFVGRLAQDLSLETGDLVHRMLRIVSKDGKDYFKVNLQTGGLFVNTRIDREELCAQKAACRLHFEVIIDKPVNIYSLEVDIEDVNDNSPLFPANEFNLLILESRLPESHFPLEGAFDADVGINSLQMYGLSPNEYFALDEQTNNVKSKYAELVLKKQLDREHTPMHYLTLTAFDGGQPQLTGTVQLVITVQDVNDNSPTFDQSVYKISLFENAVNGTLVLKLNASDLDEGSNSDILYSFSNLVPLHTRSYFGIHSTSGEIRVKKELDFEDTTSYEIRVDAVDKGHYALAGHCKILVEILDINDNPPELTVNSLSRFVREDAVLGTVIGLFSVSDKDSDLNGKVKCYLVQSSPFKIKSTFKDYYSLVLDGPLDRELKSEYEILIIARDEGSPSLSTTENIRVEIADVNDNAPTFSRPLYSLFVKENNPPSSHVFTVSAFDPDLNQNAFVTYSVVENTIQSVHISAYISVDPESGRIYALQSFDHEEINLIQFQIEAKDSGSPSLSSKVILSVFILDENDNTPTVLPPYSGVDAPVIDLVPQSAKGERLVAKIRALDADSGYNAWLSYQIKEPTNTPFRIGQNTGEIRIAYPLEELYSTKQTLVILVKDHGEPARSATTMLTFSWLETEQYAKSNDAEEKRKDYLTDMNIYLIIAISSISSIFLIVIILYTVLKCQRNRQDIVDPGKPTLVCSSTVGSWTYSLQRCYNLRLSGVNSKNDLIIFSPSVPHSSENVNQQNVIKNQLGEPKQPNPDWRYSASLRAGMQSAVHMEESGVLRGGPGGPEQQWPTVSSATLEPEAGEVSPPVGAGVNSNSWTFKYGPGNPKQPVPPIPPDFPDNFIIPGSPAIISIRQDQLSNQASKSNFITFGKKEETKKRKKKKKGNKNQEKKEKGNSPTDNSDQ